A stretch of Helicobacter pylori DNA encodes these proteins:
- a CDS encoding replication regulatory RepB family protein, which yields MKKYQNKRKLGKRINCFISNECKDILENYLKVKKISVTECIESLLLALDPSKETLKTKEFYESLFKVISINQHVYRELIANSNNLNQLTKNTNIAIKYNKPFYLQNLAFLEEIFKTMDTLNKNIEDCKKVSLELLLQIYKEQKSQTEFNAISKILNALNEKQSTTEPKKDNA from the coding sequence ATGAAAAAGTATCAAAACAAGCGAAAATTGGGTAAGCGTATCAATTGCTTTATTTCAAATGAATGTAAGGACATTTTAGAAAATTATTTAAAAGTCAAAAAAATTAGCGTTACTGAGTGTATAGAAAGCCTTTTATTAGCCCTAGACCCTAGCAAAGAAACACTAAAAACAAAAGAATTTTATGAAAGCTTGTTTAAAGTCATTAGTATCAATCAGCATGTCTATAGAGAACTCATTGCTAATAGTAATAATCTCAATCAATTAACTAAAAACACTAACATTGCCATTAAGTATAACAAACCCTTTTATTTGCAGAATTTAGCATTCTTAGAAGAGATTTTTAAGACTATGGATACGCTCAATAAAAACATAGAAGATTGCAAAAAAGTCTCTTTGGAATTATTACTTCAAATTTACAAAGAACAAAAAAGCCAAACAGAATTTAACGCCATTTCAAAAATTCTCAACGCTCTTAATGAAAAACAATCTACTACTGAGCCAAAAAAGGACAACGCATGA
- a CDS encoding COG2958 family protein has protein sequence MKPQDIEIVQSVLEITGPIKVTEVYDKAKELFEKGEITNMFDCGGKTPHQSVSAFIYTALKKGEEVPFLKAQEKPVLIALKDVAKEPVLNTEKISVSSAKIAHNKIMHEIMHERDLHPFLTYMAIHNENLKCYTKTIFHEESLKSPKGMDRWLYPDMVGVRFLHAELSNENLIAFSKKFDTLPVKLVSFELKKEISVNNCRECYFQAISNSSWANEGYLVGRHIDTHNPQLMDLLKRLHASFGIGVIDLRMDEDKSAILLNAKYKEKIDYTMAQELSDKNKKFSGFLKSVVDYDPAHSYRYKDEFDEVKKKEELYPNS, from the coding sequence ATGAAACCGCAAGACATTGAAATCGTTCAAAGCGTTTTAGAGATTACAGGACCGATTAAGGTTACTGAAGTTTATGATAAAGCCAAAGAGCTTTTTGAAAAAGGTGAGATTACAAACATGTTTGATTGTGGGGGCAAAACCCCACACCAAAGCGTTAGCGCCTTTATTTATACAGCCTTAAAAAAGGGCGAAGAAGTGCCTTTTTTGAAAGCGCAAGAAAAGCCGGTCTTAATCGCTTTAAAAGATGTGGCTAAAGAGCCGGTTTTAAATACTGAAAAAATAAGCGTTTCAAGCGCTAAAATCGCGCATAATAAAATCATGCATGAAATCATGCATGAAAGGGATTTACACCCTTTTTTAACTTACATGGCTATTCATAATGAAAATTTGAAATGCTACACGAAAACCATTTTTCATGAAGAGAGTTTGAAATCGCCAAAAGGCATGGACAGGTGGCTTTATCCGGACATGGTGGGGGTTAGGTTTTTGCATGCTGAATTGTCTAATGAAAATTTAATCGCTTTTTCTAAGAAATTTGACACTTTGCCCGTTAAATTGGTGAGCTTTGAATTGAAAAAAGAAATCAGCGTGAATAATTGCAGGGAGTGTTATTTTCAAGCGATTTCTAACAGCTCGTGGGCTAATGAGGGGTATTTGGTGGGCCGTCATATTGATACGCATAATCCCCAACTCATGGATTTGTTGAAGCGTTTGCATGCGAGTTTTGGGATTGGCGTGATTGATTTAAGAATGGATGAGGATAAAAGCGCTATTTTATTGAACGCTAAATACAAAGAAAAAATTGATTACACTATGGCTCAAGAACTTAGCGACAAAAATAAAAAATTCAGCGGTTTTTTAAAGAGCGTTGTGGATTATGACCCGGCTCACTCATACCGCTATAAAGATGAATTTGATGAGGTTAAAAAGAAAGAGGAGCTATACCCTAACTCATAA
- a CDS encoding GMP reductase → MKVFDYEDVQLIPNKCIVNSRSECDTTVILGKHAFKMPIVPANMQTIINEPIAEFLAENGYFYIMHRFNGSTRIPFVKKMKERQLISSISVGVKKEEYLLIEELAKQGLTPDYITIDIAHGHSNSVIEMIQRIKTRFPETFVIAGNVGTPEAVRELENAGADATKVGIGPGKVCITKIKTGFGTGGWQLAALRWCAKAARKPIIADGGIRTHGDIAKSIRFGATMVMIGSLFAGHEESSGETKIENGVAYKEYFGSASEFQKGERKNIEGKKIWIQHKGSLKDTLVEMHQDLQSSISYAGGRDLEAIRKVDYVIVKNSIFNGDTI, encoded by the coding sequence TTGAAAGTATTTGATTACGAAGATGTCCAACTCATTCCTAATAAATGCATCGTGAATAGCCGTTCAGAGTGCGATACGACCGTTATTCTGGGCAAACACGCATTTAAAATGCCCATAGTCCCAGCCAACATGCAAACAATCATCAACGAACCGATCGCAGAATTTCTAGCAGAAAATGGCTATTTCTATATCATGCACCGCTTTAATGGATCGACAAGAATCCCGTTTGTCAAAAAGATGAAAGAACGCCAATTAATTAGCTCGATCAGCGTTGGGGTGAAAAAGGAAGAATATCTTTTGATAGAAGAGTTAGCCAAACAAGGATTAACGCCAGACTATATCACAATCGATATTGCGCATGGCCATTCAAATTCTGTCATTGAAATGATCCAACGCATCAAAACGCGTTTTCCCGAAACTTTTGTGATTGCCGGGAATGTTGGCACGCCAGAAGCAGTCCGTGAATTAGAGAACGCCGGTGCTGACGCTACAAAAGTTGGCATCGGGCCTGGGAAAGTGTGTATCACTAAAATCAAAACAGGCTTTGGCACGGGTGGTTGGCAACTGGCGGCTCTTAGGTGGTGCGCTAAAGCAGCAAGAAAGCCCATTATTGCAGATGGCGGTATTCGCACGCATGGGGATATTGCAAAATCAATACGCTTTGGTGCGACAATGGTAATGATTGGCTCGCTTTTTGCAGGGCATGAAGAGTCATCTGGAGAAACAAAAATAGAAAATGGTGTCGCATATAAAGAATATTTCGGTTCGGCATCAGAGTTCCAAAAAGGTGAAAGGAAAAATATTGAAGGCAAGAAAATTTGGATCCAACATAAAGGCTCGTTAAAGGACACGCTGGTTGAAATGCATCAAGATTTGCAATCGTCAATCTCCTATGCAGGCGGGAGAGACCTTGAAGCGATTCGAAAAGTGGATTATGTGATTGTGAAAAATTCAATTTTCAATGGGGATACGATCTAA
- a CDS encoding phosphatase PAP2 family protein — protein sequence MVFDRTISVREKKVAKTLGIVGIVFFILFGIVISGVAFQKEWVQQLDLFFIDLIRNPAPIQGSAWLSFVFFSTWFAQSKLTTPIALLIGLWFGFQKRIALGVWFFFSILLGEFTLKSLKLLVARPRPVTNGELVFAHGFSFPSGHALASALFYGSLALLLCYSNANNRIKTIIAVVLLFWIFLMSYDRVYLGVHYPSDVLGGFLLGIAWSCCSLALYLGFLKRPYNQ from the coding sequence ATGGTATTTGACAGAACAATCAGCGTAAGAGAAAAAAAAGTGGCTAAAACGCTTGGGATTGTGGGGATCGTCTTTTTTATTTTGTTTGGCATCGTAATAAGCGGGGTGGCTTTTCAAAAAGAGTGGGTGCAACAATTGGATTTATTTTTTATAGACTTGATCCGCAACCCTGCACCCATTCAAGGGAGCGCATGGCTTTCTTTCGTGTTTTTTAGCACATGGTTTGCGCAAAGCAAGCTCACCACTCCTATAGCCTTACTCATTGGCTTGTGGTTTGGGTTTCAAAAACGCATCGCTTTGGGGGTGTGGTTTTTCTTTAGCATTTTATTAGGTGAATTCACCTTAAAATCCCTTAAGCTTTTAGTGGCGCGCCCACGGCCTGTAACCAATGGCGAATTGGTTTTCGCGCATGGCTTTAGTTTCCCCAGTGGGCATGCTTTGGCTTCAGCGCTTTTTTATGGCTCTTTGGCGTTGTTGTTATGCTACTCTAACGCAAACAATCGCATTAAAACGATTATTGCTGTGGTTTTGCTTTTTTGGATTTTTTTAATGTCGTATGATAGGGTTTATTTGGGGGTGCATTACCCTAGCGATGTTTTAGGAGGGTTTTTATTGGGGATTGCTTGGTCGTGTTGCTCTTTAGCGCTTTATTTGGGGTTTTTGAAACGCCCTTATAATCAATAA
- a CDS encoding ABC-F family ATP-binding cassette domain-containing protein, giving the protein MLQTINLTQRYATKKLFENVNIKLDKNKRYGLIGANGAGKSTFLKILSKSIDCSSGEVIITSGMRMGVLGQDQYAFEDLSLKDAVLIGNKRLYDAIKEKERLYTEGDLSDDKVNARLGELETICVEEDPMYECEVVIEKILEDLGIPSSRHNDLMKTLPSSDKFKILLAQVLFPKPDILLLDEPTNNLDLNAIEWLENNLKRHEGTMVVISHDRHFLNAVCTHILDLDFHSVREFSGNYDDWYIASTLIAKQQEAERNKKLKEKEELEKFIARFSANASKAKQATSRQKQLDKLDIQSLAVSSRRDPSIIFKPKRTIGNEALECENISKSYDGQIVLNQVSLKVMPKDKIALIGPNGVGKSTLCKILVEELKPDTGVVKWGATVSRGYFPQNVSEEISGEETLYQWLFNFNKKIESAEVRNALGRMLFNGEEQEKCVNALSGGEKHRMVLSKLMLEGGNFLVLDEPTNHLDLEAIIALGEALFKFDGAVICISHDRELIDAYANRIIELVPSPKGASIIDFKGSYEEYLASKK; this is encoded by the coding sequence ATGCTACAAACCATCAACTTAACGCAACGCTATGCGACTAAAAAATTGTTTGAAAACGTGAATATCAAGCTGGATAAAAACAAGCGCTACGGGCTTATTGGGGCTAATGGTGCAGGAAAGTCCACTTTTTTAAAGATTTTAAGCAAGAGCATTGATTGTAGCAGTGGGGAAGTCATCATCACAAGCGGGATGAGAATGGGGGTTTTAGGGCAGGATCAATACGCTTTTGAAGATTTGAGCCTTAAAGATGCGGTTTTGATAGGCAATAAGCGTTTGTATGACGCTATCAAAGAAAAAGAGCGCTTATACACCGAAGGCGATTTGAGCGATGATAAAGTGAATGCGAGATTAGGGGAGTTAGAAACCATTTGCGTGGAAGAAGATCCCATGTATGAATGCGAAGTGGTGATTGAAAAAATCCTAGAAGATTTAGGCATTCCTAGCTCTAGGCACAATGATTTGATGAAAACCTTGCCAAGCAGCGATAAATTTAAAATCCTTCTCGCTCAAGTCTTATTCCCTAAACCGGATATTTTGCTTTTAGATGAGCCGACTAACAACCTGGATTTAAACGCCATTGAATGGTTAGAAAACAACCTCAAACGCCATGAAGGCACGATGGTAGTCATCAGCCATGACAGGCATTTTTTAAATGCGGTATGCACGCATATTTTGGATTTGGATTTTCACAGCGTGCGCGAATTTAGCGGGAATTATGACGATTGGTATATCGCTTCTACCTTGATCGCTAAACAGCAAGAGGCCGAACGCAATAAAAAACTCAAAGAAAAAGAAGAGCTGGAAAAATTCATCGCTCGTTTTAGCGCTAACGCTTCTAAAGCCAAGCAAGCCACCAGCCGCCAAAAACAACTGGATAAATTAGACATTCAAAGTTTAGCGGTATCTAGTAGGAGGGATCCTAGCATTATTTTCAAACCCAAACGCACCATTGGTAATGAAGCTTTAGAGTGCGAAAACATCTCTAAAAGTTATGATGGGCAAATTGTTTTAAATCAAGTGAGCTTGAAAGTGATGCCTAAAGACAAGATCGCCCTCATAGGGCCAAACGGCGTGGGTAAATCCACGCTTTGTAAGATTTTAGTAGAAGAGTTAAAGCCGGATACGGGCGTGGTGAAATGGGGAGCGACGGTTTCAAGAGGGTATTTCCCTCAAAACGTGAGCGAAGAAATTAGCGGGGAAGAGACCTTGTATCAATGGCTCTTTAATTTCAATAAAAAGATTGAAAGCGCTGAGGTGAGAAACGCTTTAGGGAGGATGCTGTTTAATGGTGAAGAGCAAGAAAAGTGCGTGAACGCTTTAAGCGGGGGCGAAAAGCATAGAATGGTTTTATCCAAGCTCATGTTAGAGGGGGGGAATTTCTTAGTCTTAGATGAGCCAACTAACCATTTGGATTTAGAAGCCATTATCGCACTAGGTGAAGCGCTCTTTAAATTTGATGGGGCAGTGATTTGCATAAGCCACGACAGAGAGCTCATTGATGCGTATGCTAACCGGATCATTGAATTAGTCCCAAGCCCTAAAGGCGCTTCAATCATTGATTTTAAAGGCAGTTATGAAGAGTATTTAGCGAGCAAAAAATGA
- a CDS encoding CpaF/VirB11 family protein, whose translation MDLDKLKDYRALRNAILRLLPYLDSGITELIMNKEKEIWLYKLNGVREKVFDENLDKAFILGFGEQLASFRDLFFNANYPTLNTSIPTSRYRVSMNHFAISADNELSLNIRVPSDKKFDLKAFKLSSICQYDYEYLQNLMIEGKNLLISGGTGSGKTSFLNALIEFIPKHTRIVSVEDSEELDLRAFENHKSLLVDKTESSKFTYENALNMAMRMSPDRLMVGEIDTRNALLFLRFGNTGHKGMVSTLHADSVHGVIEAIALNLQMNKSGLDVSVARKFFESSVDIVVQIVLDKATNTRYIQEILPTKELESSL comes from the coding sequence ATGGACTTAGACAAACTCAAAGATTATAGGGCTTTAAGAAACGCTATTTTAAGGCTATTGCCTTATTTAGATAGCGGTATTACAGAGCTAATTATGAATAAAGAAAAAGAAATTTGGCTCTATAAGCTTAATGGAGTAAGAGAAAAAGTCTTTGATGAAAATTTAGACAAAGCCTTTATTCTGGGGTTTGGGGAACAATTAGCAAGTTTTAGAGATTTGTTTTTTAATGCTAATTACCCCACCCTTAATACTTCCATTCCTACTTCTAGATACAGAGTGAGCATGAACCACTTTGCTATTAGTGCGGATAATGAATTGAGTTTGAATATTAGAGTGCCAAGTGATAAAAAGTTTGATTTAAAAGCTTTCAAGCTTTCTAGTATCTGTCAATACGATTATGAGTATTTACAAAACTTAATGATTGAGGGCAAAAACTTACTCATTAGTGGAGGCACAGGCAGTGGAAAAACGAGTTTTTTAAACGCTCTAATTGAGTTTATCCCCAAACACACACGAATAGTAAGCGTTGAAGATAGCGAAGAATTAGATTTAAGAGCGTTTGAAAATCATAAATCCTTGTTAGTGGATAAGACAGAAAGCTCTAAATTTACCTATGAAAACGCCTTGAATATGGCAATGAGAATGAGTCCTGATAGACTTATGGTAGGCGAGATTGACACACGAAATGCCTTGCTTTTTTTAAGGTTTGGCAACACAGGACATAAAGGAATGGTTTCTACTTTACATGCAGATAGTGTGCATGGGGTTATAGAGGCGATTGCTTTAAATCTACAGATGAATAAAAGTGGTTTAGATGTCAGTGTAGCAAGAAAATTCTTTGAAAGCAGTGTAGATATTGTCGTTCAAATTGTGCTTGATAAAGCCACTAACACTAGATATATTCAAGAAATCTTACCCACCAAAGAATTAGAAAGTAGCTTATGA